CCTGCCGGATTCTAAATTGTATACCCTTGTAGATGAATCCGGCGCCAGGTTGAGTATGAATCAGGTCATTTTAACGAAGCCGATTGCCGAACAACTGAAGGTAAAGCAGGGAGACACTGTAAACATCGTCCGAAAAGCGGACTATCAAGAATTTTCGCTGAAGGTCGACAGCATCGCAAATGCCTATAACAGGTTTATCTTTATGCCGCTGGCGGAGTATAACGAGAAATTCGGGATGCCGGAAGGAAGCTATACGGGGCTTGGCAGTAATAAACTGCTGGATATTCCGGAAAACCAGCCGTATGGCGTAGTGTCCATAGAAGATAAGGCCGCCGCGGTAAGGGGGTCCATGGCGCCTGTGGCGGCACTGATCGTTTTCGTTTCGGTGGTGGCGTTTATCATCGGAATGATGATCATCTATGTTGTAACCTCGATGATCATTGAAGAAAACAAGAGCACGATTTCGCTGATGAAGATTTTCGGATACCGGAAGAAAGAAGTCAATTTCTTGATTCTTAACAGCTCAACGATGGTCGTCGTGATTGGGTATGTCATTGGCATACCGCTCAGCTTTGCAGCGATGGGAGGACTGATGAAAGCACTTGAAAACAGCGTTACTTTTTCAATGCCCGTGATGATCGATCCGCTTTACATGGGGGTTGGGTTTGCTGTTGTGATGCTCTCCTATGAGTTGTCGAAGCTGCTGTGCAGGAAAAAAATCAACGCAGTTTCCATGAGCGAGGCGTTAAAAGCAGGAACGGAATAGAAAAGGTCCTCCCATTCGTCTCCGTTGAGGCCGCAGTGAAAAGGATTGCGGCCTCAAACTTGATTTATTCCCAGGCAATGAATGATCCGGATTCCGATTCCGGGTTTTTTGATTCAGTGCGCCCGGCAAAGACGATTATCAAACCAATTTCTACCCTCCCAGGAATTCCCCGGCCGCTTCCGGCAGACGATTCCGTCCCGCAGGAGCATGCGCGGCCAGGGAGAGAACTGCTGCGGCGAACCAATGAGCATGCCGGACAACTGCGCAAAGGCTACGCGACGACTGGTTGAGCTTGCGCGGCAACCGTGTGAGCATGCCCGGTAACCGGGCGATCATGCACAGTAACAGTGCGAGCTTGCACCGTAACTGTGCGAACATACTCCGTAACCGAGCGAGCATGCGCGGTTACCGTGCAAGGATCCACGGTTGCGGAGTGAGCTTGCACAGTAACTGTGTAAGGATGCACGGCAACTGAGTCAGCTTGCACCGTAACTGTGCGAACATGCACCGTAACGGAGTACGATAGCGCGCCAATGGAACGGGTATGGTGAGTGGCGGAATGAACATGGGCGGGGACTGAATGAGCAGCTTGAGCGGAGCAAGGAAAATCCGCGGGGATTGCGTGGGGAGCTTCCATCCTGAAATGAACGTTTCTTTTCCCCTTAAGAGGATTGAGCGGCCGAAGCGGACTTGGGGAAAGAGGCAGGCGAATGAATCGCCTGTCTCCCACTCGTCGCGGCGGTGTATTTTGACAGATGCCGGTGAAATACTAAGGATATATTTTTTTAGGAGGGATAAATCATGGAAAATAAGAATTGGCTAAGCCCATTCGGCAACGACTTGTGGAGCGACCGGTTTTTCAATCAGTTGGTTCCCAGAGGCATCAATGATTTCTTTAAGGGCGGCAACTTCGGACCCTCGGTCGATCTCCGGGAAACCGACCGGGAGATCATTCTGCACGCCGATATCCCGGGGGTGAATCGCGAAGACTTGGATATTACGGTCGATGAAAATGTAGTGATCCTGAA
The Hydrogenispora ethanolica genome window above contains:
- a CDS encoding Hsp20/alpha crystallin family protein, with the translated sequence MENKNWLSPFGNDLWSDRFFNQLVPRGINDFFKGGNFGPSVDLRETDREIILHADIPGVNREDLDITVDENVVILKGEIKKDETRTEKGYHLSERRYGSFYRTIPLPAEVHSEQATARYKDGVLELRIPKMEATTKRGFKPRIEADDHPVQ